A region from the Cuculus canorus isolate bCucCan1 chromosome 14, bCucCan1.pri, whole genome shotgun sequence genome encodes:
- the LOC104065595 gene encoding lateral signaling target protein 2 homolog isoform X1: protein MLPAALRRWLRRPKHSDPRLLSQFFFADERVMQVVAEINGLDAELDPQQYLVLLNQLHLSQAHLLAILERIMQECIPTQRHSRDYLVKFPEELLVDNLGNHMLFAAECLLAGTFLEVEEVDRAQLRPQARNLLCSLELVRTVLREQSLSQPGSYPEPVRAVLIQFDRLFAEFELSYVSSLVAVKSPEEIYRQQEIIVLFCETVERALRLGYLTQEMIDGYEPLLMFTIPRLAIISGLLIYPEGPLSLERSPEQMSRVFSPFYNLLKKIRDLLRVLSAEELCLLERSLCAAESEDPCGPATSPAWEAAVPTVDPAAAWDRREVPHPTPVPPTYPVQLVPPSVVNNLGIDQQWSPQSPGSSLELDASLGAHCSGLRSRYSSTKDMLHTLFVCISGVADQLQTNFASDLRSILKTVFKIVASQSEPLEEPSASQEEDGGPRAADAPLVASCPLCTEAAGLRRAAGAYRVPEWVPDSTCSQCSACHSPFTLLRRRHHCRSCGKIFCARCSPHTTALPHYGQPKPVRVCTHCYTAHLSPTPQHGRSQREIPMPHPHP from the exons ATGCTGCCCGCCGCGCTGCGCCGCTGGCTACGCCGCCCCAAG CACTCCGACCCCCGCTTGCTCTCCCAGTTCTTCTTTGCCGATGAGAGGGTGATGCAGGTGGTGGCCGAGATCAACGGGCTGGATGCTGAGCTGGACCCGCAGCAGTACCTGGTGCTCCTCAACCAACTTCACCTCAGCCAG gcTCATCTGCTGGCCATCCTGGAGCGGATCATGCAGGAGTGCATCCCCACGCAGCGGCACAGCCGTGACTATCTGGTCAAGTTCCCTGAGGAGCTCTTGGTGGACAACTTGGGGAACCACATGCTGTTCGCTGCCGAG TGTCTCCTGGCTGGCACCTTcctggaggtggaggaggttgACAGGGCGCAGCTGCGGCCCCAGGCCAGGAACctgctgtgcagcctggagctggTGCGAACAGTGCTCCGTGAGCAGAGCCTGAGCCAGCCTGGCTCCTACCCAGAGCCCGTCCGGGCTGTGCTCATCCAATTTGACCGGCTTTTTGCAGAGTTTGAGCTGAG ctaTGTGTCCTCGCTGGTGGCAGTGAAGTCTCCTGAGGAGATCTACAGGCAGCAGGAGATCATTGTGCTCTTCTGCGAGACGGTGGAGAG AGCCCTGCGCCTCGGCTACCTGACCCAGGAGATGATTGATGGCTACGAACCGCTGCTGATGTTCACCATCCCTCGCCTGGCCATTATCAG CGGCCTCCTCATCTACCCCGAGGGTCCACTCAGCCTGGAGCGGAGTCCTGAGCAGATGTCCCGAGTCTTCAGCCCCTTCTACAACCTCCTGAAGAAGATCAG GGACCTGCTGCGGGTGCTGTCAGCAGAggagctctgcctgctggaGAGGAGCCTGTGCGCAGCCGAATCGGAGGATCCTTGCGGTCCGGCCACCTCACCAGCTTGGGAGGCAGCCGTGCCCACGGTGGACCCCGCTGCTGCCTGGGATCGCCGGGAGgtcccccaccccaccccagtgccccccacctACCCAGTGCAGCTGGTACCCCCCAGCGTAGTGAACAACCTGGGCATCGACCAGCAGTGGAG CCCCCAGTCCCCTGGGAGCAGCCTGGAGCTTGATGCCTCCCTGGGTGCCCACTGCTCGGGGCTGCGCTCCCGCTACAGCAGCACCAAGGACATGCTGCACACCCTCTTCGTCTGCATCTCGG GGGTGGCCGATCAGCTCCAGACCAACTTTGCCAGTGACCTGCGGAGCATCTTGAAAACGGTCTTCAAGATCGTTGCCTCGCAGTCGGAGCCGTTGGAGGAGCCCAGTGCCAGCC AGGAAGAGGATGGTGGCCCACGTGCGGCGGATGCTCCTCTTGTGGCCAGCTGTCCCCTGTGCACAGAGGCTGCTGGTCTCCGGAGGGCAG CAGGTGCCTACCGCGTGCCGGAGTGGGTGCCGGACAGCACGTGCAGCCAGTGCTCTGCCTGCCACTCACCCTTCACCCTGCTGCGCCGCAGGCACCACTGCCGCAGCTGTGGGAAG ATCTTCTGCGCCCGCTGCTCGCCACACACCACAGCGCTGCCACACTATGGCCAGCCCAAACCCGTGCGGGTTTGCACGCACTGCTACACTGCGCACCTCTCGCCCACGCCCCAGCACGGCCGGAGCCAGAGGGAGATCCCCATGCCACATCCGCATCCGTAG
- the LOC104065595 gene encoding lateral signaling target protein 2 homolog isoform X2 — protein sequence MLPAALRRWLRRPKHSDPRLLSQFFFADERVMQVVAEINGLDAELDPQQYLVLLNQLHLSQAHLLAILERIMQECIPTQRHSRDYLVKFPEELLVDNLGNHMLFAAECLLAGTFLEVEEVDRAQLRPQARNLLCSLELVRTVLREQSLSQPGSYPEPVRAVLIQFDRLFAEFELSYVSSLVAVKSPEEIYRQQEIIVLFCETVERALRLGYLTQEMIDGYEPLLMFTIPRLAIISGLLIYPEGPLSLERSPEQMSRVFSPFYNLLKKIRDLLRVLSAEELCLLERSLCAAESEDPCGPATSPAWEAAVPTVDPAAAWDRREVPHPTPVPPTYPVQLVPPSVVNNLGIDQQWSPQSPGSSLELDASLGAHCSGLRSRYSSTKDMLHTLFVCISGVADQLQTNFASDLRSILKTVFKIVASQSEPLEEPSASQEEDGGPRAADAPLVASCPLCTEAAGLRRAGAYRVPEWVPDSTCSQCSACHSPFTLLRRRHHCRSCGKIFCARCSPHTTALPHYGQPKPVRVCTHCYTAHLSPTPQHGRSQREIPMPHPHP from the exons ATGCTGCCCGCCGCGCTGCGCCGCTGGCTACGCCGCCCCAAG CACTCCGACCCCCGCTTGCTCTCCCAGTTCTTCTTTGCCGATGAGAGGGTGATGCAGGTGGTGGCCGAGATCAACGGGCTGGATGCTGAGCTGGACCCGCAGCAGTACCTGGTGCTCCTCAACCAACTTCACCTCAGCCAG gcTCATCTGCTGGCCATCCTGGAGCGGATCATGCAGGAGTGCATCCCCACGCAGCGGCACAGCCGTGACTATCTGGTCAAGTTCCCTGAGGAGCTCTTGGTGGACAACTTGGGGAACCACATGCTGTTCGCTGCCGAG TGTCTCCTGGCTGGCACCTTcctggaggtggaggaggttgACAGGGCGCAGCTGCGGCCCCAGGCCAGGAACctgctgtgcagcctggagctggTGCGAACAGTGCTCCGTGAGCAGAGCCTGAGCCAGCCTGGCTCCTACCCAGAGCCCGTCCGGGCTGTGCTCATCCAATTTGACCGGCTTTTTGCAGAGTTTGAGCTGAG ctaTGTGTCCTCGCTGGTGGCAGTGAAGTCTCCTGAGGAGATCTACAGGCAGCAGGAGATCATTGTGCTCTTCTGCGAGACGGTGGAGAG AGCCCTGCGCCTCGGCTACCTGACCCAGGAGATGATTGATGGCTACGAACCGCTGCTGATGTTCACCATCCCTCGCCTGGCCATTATCAG CGGCCTCCTCATCTACCCCGAGGGTCCACTCAGCCTGGAGCGGAGTCCTGAGCAGATGTCCCGAGTCTTCAGCCCCTTCTACAACCTCCTGAAGAAGATCAG GGACCTGCTGCGGGTGCTGTCAGCAGAggagctctgcctgctggaGAGGAGCCTGTGCGCAGCCGAATCGGAGGATCCTTGCGGTCCGGCCACCTCACCAGCTTGGGAGGCAGCCGTGCCCACGGTGGACCCCGCTGCTGCCTGGGATCGCCGGGAGgtcccccaccccaccccagtgccccccacctACCCAGTGCAGCTGGTACCCCCCAGCGTAGTGAACAACCTGGGCATCGACCAGCAGTGGAG CCCCCAGTCCCCTGGGAGCAGCCTGGAGCTTGATGCCTCCCTGGGTGCCCACTGCTCGGGGCTGCGCTCCCGCTACAGCAGCACCAAGGACATGCTGCACACCCTCTTCGTCTGCATCTCGG GGGTGGCCGATCAGCTCCAGACCAACTTTGCCAGTGACCTGCGGAGCATCTTGAAAACGGTCTTCAAGATCGTTGCCTCGCAGTCGGAGCCGTTGGAGGAGCCCAGTGCCAGCC AGGAAGAGGATGGTGGCCCACGTGCGGCGGATGCTCCTCTTGTGGCCAGCTGTCCCCTGTGCACAGAGGCTGCTGGTCTCCGGAGGGCAG GTGCCTACCGCGTGCCGGAGTGGGTGCCGGACAGCACGTGCAGCCAGTGCTCTGCCTGCCACTCACCCTTCACCCTGCTGCGCCGCAGGCACCACTGCCGCAGCTGTGGGAAG ATCTTCTGCGCCCGCTGCTCGCCACACACCACAGCGCTGCCACACTATGGCCAGCCCAAACCCGTGCGGGTTTGCACGCACTGCTACACTGCGCACCTCTCGCCCACGCCCCAGCACGGCCGGAGCCAGAGGGAGATCCCCATGCCACATCCGCATCCGTAG
- the MXD3 gene encoding max dimerization protein 3 isoform X1: protein MASSIQVLLQAAEFLERRERGPAGPRRPPELAEAEHGYASPCPGRPRGAVGGVRSVHSALEKHRYRGAAGEAAGREWPCPARADGRVASRRARLRCCLERLKQQVPAGAGPARPTTLSLLRRARLHIQRLEEQELRARRDKDQLRNRQRSLQQRLERLLSPSSGERARADSLDSSQLSEPSEGEDAEIEVDGTVFGVDLLPGFSTGRDHSYSSPCGPTS from the exons atGGCCTCCAGCAtccaggtgctgctgcaggcGGCCGAGTTCCTGGAGCGGCGGGAGCGCGGTCCCGCGGGGCCCCGCCGCCCACCGGAGCTGGCAGAGGCCGAGCACGGGTATGCCTCGCCGTGCCCCGGGAGGCCCCGCGGGGCCGTGGGCGGTGTCAG GTCGGTGCACAGCGCGCTGGAGAAGCACAGGTACCGGGGCGCGGCGGGGGAAGCGGCGGGGCGGGAGTGGCCGTGCCCTGCCCGGGCTGACGGCCGTGTCGCGTCCAGGAGAGCCCGGCTCCGGTGCTGCCTGGAGCGGCTGAAGCAGCAGGTGCCGGCGGGAGCAGGGCCGGCCCGGCCCACCACACTGAGCCTCCTGCGCCGCGCCCGGCTTCACATCCAG AGGCtagaggagcaggagctgagagcGCGGAGAGACAAGGACCAGCTGCGTAACCGACAGCGGAGCCTGCAGCAGCGGCTGGAGCGGCTGCTCTCGCCCAGCAGCGGGGAACGGGCGCGGGCAGACAGCCTGGACTCATCCCAGCTCTCGGAGCCCTCTGAGGGAG AGGATGCTGAGATAGAGGTGGATGGCACAGTGTTTGGCGTGGACCTGCTGCCTGGCTTCAGCACCGGAAGGGACCACAGCTACTCCAGCCCCTGTGGCCCCACATCATGA
- the MXD3 gene encoding max dimerization protein 3 isoform X3, protein MASSIQVLLQAAEFLERRERGPAGPRRPPELAEAEHGYASPCPGRPRGAVGGVRRARLRCCLERLKQQVPAGAGPARPTTLSLLRRARLHIQRLEEQELRARRDKDQLRNRQRSLQQRLERLLSPSSGERARADSLDSSQLSEPSEGEDAEIEVDGTVFGVDLLPGFSTGRDHSYSSPCGPTS, encoded by the exons atGGCCTCCAGCAtccaggtgctgctgcaggcGGCCGAGTTCCTGGAGCGGCGGGAGCGCGGTCCCGCGGGGCCCCGCCGCCCACCGGAGCTGGCAGAGGCCGAGCACGGGTATGCCTCGCCGTGCCCCGGGAGGCCCCGCGGGGCCGTGGGCGGTGTCAG GAGAGCCCGGCTCCGGTGCTGCCTGGAGCGGCTGAAGCAGCAGGTGCCGGCGGGAGCAGGGCCGGCCCGGCCCACCACACTGAGCCTCCTGCGCCGCGCCCGGCTTCACATCCAG AGGCtagaggagcaggagctgagagcGCGGAGAGACAAGGACCAGCTGCGTAACCGACAGCGGAGCCTGCAGCAGCGGCTGGAGCGGCTGCTCTCGCCCAGCAGCGGGGAACGGGCGCGGGCAGACAGCCTGGACTCATCCCAGCTCTCGGAGCCCTCTGAGGGAG AGGATGCTGAGATAGAGGTGGATGGCACAGTGTTTGGCGTGGACCTGCTGCCTGGCTTCAGCACCGGAAGGGACCACAGCTACTCCAGCCCCTGTGGCCCCACATCATGA
- the MXD3 gene encoding max dimerization protein 3 isoform X2: MASSIQVLLQAAEFLERRERGPAGPRRPPELAEAEHGYASPCPGRPRGAVGGVRSVHSALEKHRRARLRCCLERLKQQVPAGAGPARPTTLSLLRRARLHIQRLEEQELRARRDKDQLRNRQRSLQQRLERLLSPSSGERARADSLDSSQLSEPSEGEDAEIEVDGTVFGVDLLPGFSTGRDHSYSSPCGPTS, from the exons atGGCCTCCAGCAtccaggtgctgctgcaggcGGCCGAGTTCCTGGAGCGGCGGGAGCGCGGTCCCGCGGGGCCCCGCCGCCCACCGGAGCTGGCAGAGGCCGAGCACGGGTATGCCTCGCCGTGCCCCGGGAGGCCCCGCGGGGCCGTGGGCGGTGTCAG GTCGGTGCACAGCGCGCTGGAGAAGCACAG GAGAGCCCGGCTCCGGTGCTGCCTGGAGCGGCTGAAGCAGCAGGTGCCGGCGGGAGCAGGGCCGGCCCGGCCCACCACACTGAGCCTCCTGCGCCGCGCCCGGCTTCACATCCAG AGGCtagaggagcaggagctgagagcGCGGAGAGACAAGGACCAGCTGCGTAACCGACAGCGGAGCCTGCAGCAGCGGCTGGAGCGGCTGCTCTCGCCCAGCAGCGGGGAACGGGCGCGGGCAGACAGCCTGGACTCATCCCAGCTCTCGGAGCCCTCTGAGGGAG AGGATGCTGAGATAGAGGTGGATGGCACAGTGTTTGGCGTGGACCTGCTGCCTGGCTTCAGCACCGGAAGGGACCACAGCTACTCCAGCCCCTGTGGCCCCACATCATGA
- the PRELID1 gene encoding PRELI domain-containing protein 1, mitochondrial gives MGKYCASLAVLKGPWDQVFAAFWQRYPNPYSKHVLTEDIVHREVTADHKLLSRRLLTKTNRMPRWAERFFPANVARSVYILEDSIVDPKNRTMTTFTWNINHVRLMVVEERCVYQVNPENSNWTEVKREAWVSSSLFGVSRAVQEFGLARFKSNVTKSTKGFEYVLAKMQGEAPSKTLVETAKEATEKAKETALAATEKAKDLASKAATKKKQYV, from the exons aTGGGGAAGTACTGCGCCAGCCTGGCCGTCCTCAAGGGGCCCTGGGACCAGGTCTTCGCCGCCTTCTGGCAGCGCTACCCCAACCCCTACAG CAAACATGTCCTGACTGAAGATATCGTGCACCGGGAGGTGACGGCGGACCACAAGTTGCTCTCCCGGCGGCTCCTGACCAAGACCAACCGGATGCCCCGCTGGGCAGAGCGGTTCTTCCCAGCCAATGTCGCCCGCTCTGTCTACATCCTGGAGGACTCTATTGTGGACCCCAAGAACCGAACCATGACCACATTCACCTGGAACATCAACCACGTGCGTCTCATG GTGGTGGAGGAGCGCTGTGTATACCAGGTGAACCCAGAGAACAGCAACTGGACTGAGGTCAAGCGGGAAGCCTGGGTATCTTCCAGTCTGTTTGGCGTCTCGCGGGCCGTCCAG GAGTTTGGTCTGGCCAGGTTCAAAAGCAACGTGACCAAGAGCACTAAGGGATTTGAGTACGTGCTAGCGAAAATGCAAG GAGAAGCTCCATCGAAAACACTGGTGGAGACGGCCAAGGAAGCAACCGAGAAAGCCAAGGAGACTGCTCTGGCTGCTACAGAGAAAGCCAAGGACCTGGCAAGCAAGGCAGCCACCAAGAAGAAGCAGTACGTATGA